Proteins encoded together in one Hevea brasiliensis isolate MT/VB/25A 57/8 chromosome 16, ASM3005281v1, whole genome shotgun sequence window:
- the LOC110657686 gene encoding putative RING-H2 finger protein ATL61, translating into MVRMNFILFHIYKGYVQLPDFPDPIILSQEILRVQRCIEVPACDYPNSASNLTCETLTAMGLPRYIHEHVLSQVCPDVMFLLEISGYTTSASVNTYMTQVHWREYDHRNPYVINLLMGVGIRLPIPASKSSIDGLTRLMFRIGIIGIQDSKNCTVCMEDFEDGDDLIQMPCSHLYHEDCIVKWLMSSHLCPLCRHQMPTIQLHEPCQTSTS; encoded by the coding sequence ATGGTTAGGATGAATTTCATCCTCTTTCATATTTACAAAGGTTACGTTCAATTGCCTGATTTTCCCGATCCAATCATTCTTTCACAGGAGATCCTTAGAGTTCAAAGATGCATCGAAGTTCCCGCCTGTGATTATCCAAATTCAGCAAGCAATCTTACATGCGAGACCTTGACTGCCATGGGACTCCCAAGATACATCCATGAGCATGTTCTGAGTCAAGTTTGTCCTGACGTTATGTTCTTACTTGAAATATCTGGTTACACCACATCAGCTTCAGTAAACACATATATGACACAAGTCCACTGGCGAGAATATGACCACAGGAATCCTTATGTCATTAATCTATTAATGGGGGTTGGTATACGCTTGCCAATTCCTGCGTCAAAATCATCCATTGACGGGTTAACAAGACTTATGTTTCGTATTGGGATTATTGGGATTCAGGATTCTAAAAACTGTACCGTGTGCATGGAAGATTTCGAGGATGGAGATGATCTGATTCAGATGCCATGCTCTCATCTTTATCACGAGGATTGCATTGTTAAATGGCTCATGTCCAGCCACCTTTGTCCGCTTTGCCGCCATCAGATGCCTACCATTCAGCTCCACGAGCCTTGCCAAACTTCTACGTCCTAA